Proteins encoded together in one Chroicocephalus ridibundus chromosome 13, bChrRid1.1, whole genome shotgun sequence window:
- the MN1 gene encoding transcriptional activator MN1 isoform X4 — translation MFGLEQFEPQSSSRSGGQAERGFGQPGLSMSAHFKAPAFPGGGPAAAAVDPALGALGEPPLLGMNMSLAGDAYGFPGRGPAELHGGGMQPPVHGFFGGQQPHGGHGGAHHPHQHPPHFGGNFGPDPGASCVHGGRLLGYSGALGGQTAFADGYEHMAESQGGEGFGQQRPGNLPDFQHHSAGASSHAVPAPCLPLDQSPNRAASFHGLPAAGSSEPHGLEQRRLPAQGGVDSLEYNYPGDGPAGHFELPVFSPSEPEGQLPHYGGGRQVPAGGSFAGAPALPRAPGMAVAKAHPPQQHGVFFERFGGARKMSASLEPGASARHPLMQQQQPPPPQPPQQPPGLLARQNSCPPAIPRQQQTEANAPNPNLQDNGPIMQNQHAQFEYPIHRLENRNMHPYTDPVFNMQHPPPQQPPNQRLQHFDAPYVSVAKRPRFDFPGNPGVERCASWGSGMHGPAMESHLSPTAYPGLPGEFTPPAPEAFGGPLPHGGPEHPALAQRQNAALVMKQMASRSQQRLRPPSLQQLGHHGEVGPPGSLPPPAFEREAGSGGRSFDPPAPHMAPDSAWFAGPPPPGELLPRRMAAPGLPAEAAPHELGLQPGGAAVLFRPGAGGLGLQEPLRMAGDGPAQALSSPGVHPPFAPAMGGLSQLQSPGGGVAMPSAPAERRGPADFAAQPGFPFAAAARQPAAHGAAPALSASPGAYPPPPPEFPPPPPPRPTASKLGALSLGSFSKPASKDNVFGQSCLAALSTACQNMIASLGAPNLNVTFNKKSPAEAKRKLSQAEPDPPPPAAPDYFPAGPPAGGGGAGKAAGTAPLLPAESSLSPGYALEPAAGGEGKAGGGRGRGRRKRDSGHVSPGTFFEKFSAAEGSGAGVSPGQPAVPAAAGGPPGSAGTERGGGTPHDKPLTSPSWGKGGELLLGEQPDLMSSLDSGIQSVTKSDGSSPHVDFPDEVSTSYGNEDEVSSSSDNAASKPTRSPLLGGSPKLPRGEHALLNGQKPLALGLLSTSTSTPDSYGLSTTAGAHPGTPGMEQVRTPTSTSAQDEIHPLEILQAQIQLQRQQFSISEDQPLGLKSKKGECTGQNGDSDLGSCCSEGVKGAMSTIDLDSLMAEHNSTWYLPGEKALMEGQEEDKPMVPWEKPKPTNPSKEGCRCTRLPSSLRGNAPGGGLQAAHAQVK, via the coding sequence ATGTTCGGGCTGGAGCAGTTCGAGCCGCAGAGCAGCAGCCGGAGCGGCGGGCAGGCGGAGCGGGGCTTCGGCCAGCCCGGACTGAGCATGAGCGCGCACTTCAAGGCGCCGGCCTtccccggcggcggcccggcggcggcggcggtggacCCGGCCCTGGGCGCGCTGGGCGAGCCGCCCCTCCTGGGCATGAACATGAGCCTGGCCGGGGACGCGTACGGCTTCccgggccgcggccccgccgagcTGCACGGCGGCGGCATGCAGCCGCCGGTGCACGGCTTCTTCGGCGGGCAGCAGCCGCACGGCGGCCACGGCGGCGcccaccacccccaccagcaccccccgcACTTCGGCGGCAACTTCGGGCCCGACCCCGGCGCCTCCTGCGTGCACGGCGGCCGGCTCCTGGGCTACAGCGGCGCGCTGGGCGGGCAGACGGCGTTCGCCGACGGCTACGAGCACATGGCCGAGAGCCAGGGCGGCGAGGGCTTCGGGCAGCAGCGCCCCGGGAACCTGCCCGACTTCCAGCACCACAGCGCCGGCGCCTCCAGCCACGCCGTGCCGGCGCCCTGCCTGCCCCTCGACCAGTCCCCCAACCGCGCCGCCTCCTTCCACGGGCTGCCGGCGGCCGGCTCCTCCGAGCCCCACGGCCTGGAGCAGCGGCGGCTCCCCGCGCAGGGCGGCGTGGACTCGCTGGAATACAATTACCCCGGCGACGGCCCCGCCGGCCACTTCGAGCTGCCCGTCTTCTCCCCGTCGGAGCCCGAGGGGCAGCTGCCGCACTACGGCGGCGGGCGGCAGGTGCCGGCGGGCGGCAGCTTCGCGGGGGCgcccgccctgccccgggcaCCGGGCATGGCCGTGGCCAAGGCGCACCCGCCGCAGCAGCACGGCGTCTTCTTCGAGCGCTTCGGGGGGGCGCGGAAGATGTCGGCCAGCCTGGAGCCGGGGGCCAGCGCCAGGCACCCgctgatgcagcagcagcagccgccgccaccGCAGCCGCCGCAGCAGCCGCCGGGCTTGCTGGCCAGACAGAACTCCTGCCCGCCAGCCATCCCTAGGCAACAGCAAACAGAAGCCAATGCTCCCAACCCCAACCTGCAGGACAATGGGCCCATAATGCAGAACCAGCATGCACAGTTTGAATACCCTATTCACAGACTGGAGAACAGGAATATGCATCCCTACACCGACCCCGTGTTTAATATGCAGCACCCTCCTCCGCAACAGCCACCAAATCAAAGACTGCAGCACTTCGATGCCCCCTACGTGAGCGTCGCCAAAAGGCCGCGGTTCGACTTCCCCGGCAACCCCGGCGTCGAGCGCTGCGCCTCCTGGGGCAGCGGCATGCACGGCCCCGCCATGGAGAGCCACCTCTCCCCGACGGCCTACCCCGGCCTGCCGGGCGAGTTCACCCCGCCGGCACCCGAAGCCTTCGGGGGGCCGCTGCCGCATGGCGGCCCCGAGCACCCGGCGCTGGCCCAGCGCCAGAACGCGGCCCTGGTGATGAAGCAGATGGCCTCACGCAGCCAGCAGCGCCTGCGGCcgcccagcctgcagcagctggggcacCACGGTGAGGTGGGCCCGCCCGGCAGCCTGCCCCCGCCCGCCTTCGAGCGGGaggccggcagcggcggccgcaGCTTCGACCCGCCAGCGCCGCACATGGCCCCCGACAGCGCCTGGTttgcggggccgccgccgcccggggagCTGCTGCCGCGGCGCATGGCGGCTCCAGGGCTGCCGGCCGAGGCTGCCCCCCATGAGCTGGGCCTGCAGCCGGGCGGCGCCGCCGTGCTCTTCCGGCCGGGTGCCGGcggcctggggctgcaggagccactGCGAATGGCGGGCGATGGGCCGGCGCAGGCCTTGTCCTCACCCGGTGTCCACCCGCCCTTCGCGCCCGCCATGGGCGGCCTCTCGCAGCTGCAGTCGCCGGGCGGCGGCGTGGCGATGCCCAGTGCCCCTGCCGAGCGCCGCGGCCCTGCCGACTTTGCCGCCCAGCCCGGCTTCCCCTTCGCGGCAGCGGCACGACAGCCGGCAGCCCATGGGGCCGCGCCTGCCCTCAGCGCCTCGCCGGGTGCCTACCCGCCACCCCCACCCGAgttccccccgccgccgccaccacggCCCACCGCCAGCAAGCTGGGCGCCCTCTCGTTGGGCTCCTTCAGCAAGCCGGCCAGCAAGGACAACGTCtttgggcagagctgcctggccgCCCTCTCCACCGCCTGCCAGAACATGATCGCCAGCCTGGGCGCCCCCAACCTCAACGTCACCTTCAACAAGAAGAGCCCGGCTGAGGCCAAGCGCAAGCTCAGCCAGGCCGAGCCTGacccgccgccgcctgccgccCCAGACTATTtcccggcggggccgccggcgggcgggggtgGCGCGGGCAAGGCAGCGGGCactgccccgctgctgcccgccgAGAGCAGCCTCTCGCCCGGCTACGCGCTGGAGCCGGCGGCCGGCGGTGAGGGgaaggcgggcggcgggcgggggcggggccgccggaAACGGGACAGCGGGCACGTCAGCCCCGGCACCTTCTTCGAGAAGTTCTCGGCCgcggagggcagcggggctggtgtcagcccagggcagccggcggtgccggcggcggcggggggcccaCCGGGGAGTGCGGGCACGGAGCGGGGCGGGGGTACCCCCCACGACAAGCCCCTGACCTCGCCCTCCTGGGGCAAGGGTGGcgagctgctgctgggggagcagcctGACCTGATGTCCTCCCTGGACAGCGGCATCCAGAGCGTGACCAAGTCGGACGGCAGCTCCCCGCACGTGGACTTTCCCGACGAGGTCAGCACCAGCTATGGCAATGAGGACGAGGTGTCCTCCAGCTCCGACAACGCCGCCTCCAAGCCCACCCGCAGCCCGCTGCTGGGCGGCTCACCCAAGCTGCCCCGCGGGGAGCACGCACTTCTCAATGGACAGAAGCCCCTGGCCCTCGGCCTCCTCAGTACGTCTACCTCGACCCCCGACAGCTACGGGCTCAGCACCACGGCGGGCGCCCACCCCGGCACGCCGGGCATGGAGCAGGTGCGGACCCCCACGAGCACCTCGGCCCAGGACGAGATCCACCCCCTGGAGATCCTGCAGGCGCAGATCCAGCTCCAGCGGCAGCAGTTCAGCATCTCGGAAGACCAGCCCTTGGGGCTGAAGAGCAAGAAGGGGGAGTGCACGGGGCAGAACGGGGACAGTGacctgggcagctgctgctcagagggCGTCAAGGGTGCCATGAGCACCATCGACCTGGACTCCCTGATGGCGGAGCACAACTCCACCTGGTACCTGCCCGGTGAGAAGGCCCtgatggaggggcaggaggaggacaagcCCATGGTGCCCTGGGAGAAGCCCAAGCCCACGAACCCCAGCAAAGAAG